In Erigeron canadensis isolate Cc75 chromosome 1, C_canadensis_v1, whole genome shotgun sequence, a single window of DNA contains:
- the LOC122595029 gene encoding F-box protein At5g07610-like codes for MNHFKSLPPCHDIAIRITGAKLAFDPAKSPHYKVISFLYNIYPNSSHSLQAYSSETGNWITCRRHPFKPFRQFGSGVYWNDAIYWSDFEGYNDRVFKLDVDTLNLSSIPLPEGILKDDKGRTIDRQLFESRGCLLLSCRIPIDFCRDKWLIRVYEAKTDDGGALLCFEWAVKYEIVDINEVLMVAPAWARMHPYMWSVMCIVVGENNEEDSFVVIRVRTQVILYKIELKSLVMLRDLGPHHPVGSSLFTCFPLVASFAGV; via the coding sequence atgaatcattttaAGTCGCTTCCACCTTGCCACGATATCGCCATACGTATCACTGGTGCGAAATTGGCGTTTGATCCTGCCAAATCACCTCACTATAAAGTCATTAGTtttctatataatatttatCCTAATTCGTCTCATTCACTACAAGCTTACTCTTCGGAAACAGGCAATTGGATCACTTGTCGTCGACATCCATTCAAGCCTTTTAGACAATTTGGCTCCGGGGTATATTGGAATGATGCCATTTATTGGTCTGATTTTGAAGGTTATAATGATCGTGTTTTCAAGTTAGACGTCGATACTTTGAATTTATCGAGTATACCACTTCCCGAGGGAATCTTGAAGGACGATAAGGGAAGGACTATTGATCGTCAGCTGTTTGAGTCTCGTGGTTGTTTACTTCTTTCTTGTCGTATTCCTATAGACTTTTGTCGTGACAAGTGGTTGATAAGAGTCTATGAGGCGAAGACGGATGATGGTGGTGCATTATTATGCTTTGAGTGGGCCGTCAAGTACGAGATCGTTGATATTAATGAGGTTTTGATGGTAGCCCCGGCCTGGGCACGGATGCATCCCTATATGTGGTCTGTCATGTGCATTGTAGTGGGAGAAAATAATGAGGAAGATTCTTTCGTCGTGATACGAGTACGTACACAGGTGATACTATACAAAATCGAGTTAAAGAGTCTGGTGATGCTCCGTGATCTGGGACCACACCACCCAGTCGGTAGTTCTCTCTTTACCTGCTTTCCGCTCGTTGCATCTTTTGCTGGTGTGTGA
- the LOC122585865 gene encoding phenylacetaldehyde reductase-like, which produces MHGENHILVVVNVYKKMSGAGKTVCVTGASGYIASNLVKLLLQQGYSVKASVRSPNNTAKVGHLLKLDGAKERLHLFKADLLEDGSFDSAVNDCDGVFHTASPFLTGTADPQKELIEPALKGTLNVLCSCSKASSVKRVVVTSSIASVAFNTRPKNPEVVIDETWFSDPEFCKEMKWWYVLSKTLAEEAAWKFAEEKGMDIVTINPAMVVGPLLQPTLNTSAESIVNLLNGSETYPNSSLGWVNVKDVAKAHIQAFEIPSANGRYCLVESVVHYSELIEILRKLYPSVQLPEKCADDKPFAPTFQVSKEKSKSLGIDYIPLEQSIKETVESLKEKNFLKL; this is translated from the exons ATGCATGGTGAAAACCACATTTTAGTCGTAGTAAACGTATACAAGAAAATGAGCGGGGCCGGAAAGACAGTCTGCGTTACCGGAGCTTCTGGCTATATTGCTTCGAATCTTGTCAAGCTTTTGCTTCAGCAAGGATACTCTGTCAAAGCTTCTGTTCGCTCTCCAA aCAATACTGCAAAAGTAGGCCATTTGCTGAAACTTGATGGAGCTAAAGAAAGGCTTCACTTGTTCAAAGCAGACTTGCTCGAAGATGGTTCCTTTGATTCTGCCGTCAATGATTGTGATGGTGTCTTCCATACCGCTTCTCCTTTCCTCACTGGAACCGCAGATCCGCAG AAAGAGTTGATAGAACCGGCATTGAAGGGAACACTTAACGTCCTTTGTTCTTGTTCAAAAGCTTCATCGGTCAAAAGAGTGGTTGTGACATCCTCCATTGCTTCAGTTGCTTTTAATACACGGCCTAAGAATCCTGAAGTTGTAATCGACGAGACATGGTTTTCAGATCCAGAATTTTGCAAGGAAATGAAA TGGTGGTATGTGTTGTCAAAAACTTTGGCTGAAGAGGCTGCTTGGAAATTTGCAGAAGAAAAGGGAATGGACATAGTCACCATAAATCCGGCAATGGTTGTTGGTCCTCTTTTGCAGCCAACACTTAACACTAGTGCTGAATCAATTGTAAATCTATTAAATG GTTCAGAAACATATCCAAACTCTAGTCTCGGGTGGGTTAACGTTAAGGATGTTGCTAAGGCACATATCCAAGCTTTTGAGATCCCCTCAGCTAATGGAAGATATTGTTTAGTGGAGAGTGTTGTTCACTATTCTGAGCTGATTGAAATACTACGAAAGCTTTACCCATCTGTTCAACTTCCAGAGAA GTGTGCTGATGACAAGCCTTTTGCTCCAACATTCCAAGTTTCAAAAGAAAAGTCAAAGAGCTTGGGAATTGACTACATTCCTCTTGAGCAAAGCATTAAAGAAACCGTTGAGAGCTTGAAGGAGAAGAACTTTTTGAAATTGTGA
- the LOC122585867 gene encoding photosystem II 5 kDa protein, chloroplastic-like — translation MASMTMASTFLGGAMAVTKTPSSSSAVTSRRGLVVMANASKVEKVVMDETNKSNKNGRRDMMFAAAAAAAFSVAKVALADDDEPKRGTEAAKKKYAVVCVTMPTARICRN, via the coding sequence ATGGCATCCATGACAATGGCATCCACATTCCTTGGTGGCGCGATGGCTGTCACCAAGACACCCTCATCATCCTCAGCCGTCACCAGCCGTCGTGGGCTGGTGGTGATGGCCAATGCCTCAAAGGTTGAGAAAGTTGTCATGGATGAAACCAACAAGAGCAACAAGAATGGGAGAAGGGACATGATGTTTGCTGCTGCGGCTGCAGCTGCATTTTCGGTGGCTAAAGTTGCATTGGCTGATGATGACGAGCCTAAACGTGGGACCGAAGCTGCTAAGAAGAAGTATGCAGTTGTGTGTGTGACTATGCCTACTGCACGTATTTGCCGTAACTAG